One window of the Bacteroidota bacterium genome contains the following:
- a CDS encoding choice-of-anchor D domain-containing protein gives MKKYIHPSAAIKIVLCLWIIPMISHGDNVMEFVSTTTGPNQNVTIQVKITNDDDFVAFQFEMLLPEEYTYVASSAQLNPNRVMDHVLQDTLFPDRKLRIFGYSLTNTPFSGDTGTIVTFQFHTGYDPGSYTLSFQNPVIGGAGSTNILTGAIQGILDIQCPDITFTADAIDFDAIPLTDSTDRILTIYNTGNQDLSIQNITFDSPYFFVAGSSSFTIQGGQSSDVTVRFLSVIKGNYTQQMTITSNDPDEPSSAITLTAYAFPVNEIHTGNVFGYSGKQVTLNFSINNMEPFVGFQFDLCLPSPLTYISNSAALSPRKANHTVSANMVSAHVLRVVAYSQDNQTFSGDDGDVLSLGFDVYGLGGYYGLNLENVLIGDIYGQNCISAFYNGTLEIAAPDIHSSGSLNFEDVSVMDTTSSFLTVYNVGSDTLTITSIQFSNNHFYTDMTFSVNVLINDSTTIPLYFHNSTKGSDQGQMKIFSNDPDEYPYIVNLTGYSFHPNYLIVEDAIANFTGEIQIKMSTDNYDEFVGFQFDLQFPDILSYIPGSATLTNRAQNHSIYSFLIDSTHLRIFAYSMQQKKFLGNSGSIAYCRFMVNTDHAETYSLNLQNTILGDQNSENILYASENGQLDILDPENYQLIDISAGWSGISSYIQPNDNLLVNIFSSVVSNLVILMDMAHVYWPSQGINTIIYWDSQTGYKINVTSTIQLVMIGNTVSDKTVHLPGGWYILPVLSQGNVSTMQTDILSSLGDTLTIVKEIAGNKIYWPGQNIYSLQYLKSGKSYMIHTSYNCLIIYPDSSQFKSICDSESEHFSGFNLYKVTPTPNSHIIAVSKAVIAELKTDDVIGCFTQSGICGGSFMLLEKTQNIAMTVYGNDPTSEVQDGFYENETMNFKIYRPSTGEEFCLFPSYDKDLPNYNGKFITNGLSKIKEAFLLNIKENESPFGLIHLFPNPAKNYLTIYFKDKIDDEIQLEIFSLEGNSVKNVVPINIQSFQLDVRDYNAGVYIFKFTSGGKSYAKKMIIN, from the coding sequence ATGAAGAAATATATACATCCTTCAGCAGCTATAAAGATAGTTTTATGTCTTTGGATTATTCCCATGATATCGCATGGTGATAATGTTATGGAGTTTGTATCCACGACAACCGGTCCAAACCAAAATGTAACCATCCAGGTGAAGATCACCAACGACGATGACTTTGTGGCGTTCCAGTTTGAAATGCTGTTGCCTGAGGAATATACCTATGTGGCCTCCTCTGCCCAATTGAATCCGAACAGGGTAATGGATCATGTTTTACAGGATACTCTTTTCCCTGACAGAAAATTACGGATATTCGGGTATTCGCTCACAAACACACCTTTTTCCGGTGATACAGGGACGATTGTCACCTTCCAATTTCATACCGGTTATGATCCCGGATCATATACCTTAAGCTTTCAAAATCCGGTAATTGGAGGTGCCGGTTCCACCAATATTCTCACCGGGGCCATACAGGGAATCCTTGACATTCAGTGCCCGGATATTACCTTTACTGCGGATGCCATCGATTTCGATGCAATACCCTTAACCGACAGCACCGACAGGATATTAACCATATATAATACGGGCAACCAAGATCTGTCAATTCAAAACATCACGTTTGACAGTCCCTACTTTTTCGTGGCTGGATCCTCTTCTTTTACAATCCAGGGAGGACAAAGCAGTGATGTCACCGTCCGGTTCCTATCGGTGATCAAGGGAAATTATACGCAACAAATGACCATCACTTCAAATGACCCAGATGAACCATCTTCCGCCATTACCCTCACAGCTTACGCTTTTCCGGTCAATGAGATACATACGGGCAATGTCTTTGGCTACTCCGGCAAACAGGTAACGCTGAATTTTTCCATTAACAACATGGAACCGTTTGTCGGATTTCAATTCGATCTGTGCTTGCCATCTCCGCTGACCTATATATCCAATTCGGCGGCACTTTCCCCACGCAAGGCCAACCATACGGTTTCTGCAAACATGGTATCAGCCCATGTATTGAGAGTCGTGGCCTATTCGCAGGACAATCAGACGTTCAGCGGAGATGACGGAGACGTGTTATCATTGGGTTTTGATGTGTACGGACTGGGCGGTTACTATGGCCTTAACCTGGAGAATGTATTGATTGGGGATATCTACGGACAAAATTGTATCTCGGCCTTTTACAATGGCACACTTGAAATTGCTGCCCCCGATATCCATTCATCCGGCAGTCTGAACTTTGAAGATGTGTCAGTAATGGATACAACCTCTTCCTTCTTAACCGTGTATAATGTTGGTTCGGATACACTAACGATCACGAGCATTCAGTTCTCAAACAATCATTTTTACACGGATATGACGTTCTCTGTTAATGTTCTTATTAATGACAGTACTACTATTCCCTTGTATTTTCACAATTCCACCAAGGGTTCCGACCAGGGGCAGATGAAAATTTTCAGTAATGATCCTGATGAGTACCCATATATCGTTAATCTAACCGGATATTCCTTCCATCCTAATTATCTTATCGTTGAAGATGCAATAGCCAATTTTACAGGTGAAATCCAGATCAAGATGAGTACAGATAATTACGATGAATTTGTTGGTTTCCAGTTTGATCTTCAGTTTCCGGATATATTATCTTACATACCAGGTTCCGCAACTTTGACTAACCGGGCACAGAACCATTCCATTTATTCATTCTTGATTGATTCAACTCATCTGAGGATTTTTGCCTATTCGATGCAACAAAAGAAGTTTCTTGGTAATTCCGGATCAATTGCATATTGTAGATTTATGGTAAACACTGATCACGCGGAAACCTATTCTTTGAACCTTCAAAATACAATTCTTGGAGATCAAAATTCGGAGAATATCCTGTATGCAAGTGAAAATGGACAATTGGACATTCTTGATCCTGAGAATTATCAATTAATAGATATTTCTGCAGGATGGAGCGGTATCTCCAGTTATATTCAACCAAATGACAACCTGCTTGTGAATATTTTTTCATCAGTGGTTTCAAACTTAGTAATTTTAATGGATATGGCTCATGTTTATTGGCCAAGCCAAGGCATTAATACCATTATCTATTGGGATTCACAGACAGGTTATAAAATAAATGTAACTAGCACTATTCAGCTTGTAATGATTGGTAATACGGTATCGGATAAAACCGTCCATCTCCCGGGAGGGTGGTATATTTTACCTGTTCTTAGTCAAGGTAATGTTTCAACTATGCAGACAGATATTTTAAGTAGTTTAGGTGATACTTTGACTATTGTAAAAGAAATTGCGGGAAATAAAATATACTGGCCAGGCCAAAATATCTATTCATTACAATATCTAAAATCCGGAAAGTCATACATGATTCACACTTCTTATAATTGCTTAATTATTTATCCGGATAGCTCTCAATTCAAGTCAATTTGTGATTCTGAATCTGAACATTTTTCGGGTTTCAATTTGTATAAAGTAACCCCCACCCCAAATTCACATATCATAGCCGTTAGTAAAGCAGTAATAGCTGAGCTTAAAACGGATGACGTCATCGGATGTTTCACACAATCAGGTATTTGTGGTGGCTCGTTTATGCTACTGGAAAAAACACAGAATATTGCTATGACTGTTTATGGTAATGATCCAACTTCAGAAGTCCAAGATGGATTTTATGAAAATGAAACAATGAATTTTAAGATTTATCGTCCTTCAACAGGTGAAGAATTCTGTCTTTTCCCAAGTTATGATAAAGATTTACCGAACTATAACGGAAAGTTTATCACTAATGGTTTGTCAAAAATCAAGGAGGCATTTTTATTAAACATTAAAGAGAATGAAAGTCCTTTTGGTTTAATACACCTTTTTCCTAATCCTGCAAAAAATTATTTAACTATTTACTTCAAAGACAAAATCGATGACGAAATACAACTTGAGATTTTTTCTTTAGAAGGTAATTCTGTCAAAAATGTTGTACCTATAAATATTCAGAGCTTTCAGCTCGACGTAAGAGATTATAATGCCGGAGTTTATATTTTTAAATTTACAAGCGGAGGAAAAAGCTACGCAAAAAAAATGATTATCAATTAA
- a CDS encoding gliding motility-associated C-terminal domain-containing protein: MKQIRYIGLIILLLVAGRLAGQGIPVLDTVCAGTDRYYRVDGSAGSTYTWLLTLPGGTTDTLPSDADTLAIAWNYSPGTYLMQVIQHSDSSCDAIPVYGELIILESPDVFAGDNDLVCSDSTYYLAGSWAQNISSLSWTTSGDGIFNDSTLLHPIYTPGNNDILIGSVVLTLTGAGMGAEGGCEPAVSNVTLAILQVEINISALVNVSCYGYNDGFIQLVASGGIEPYTYTLNGESNQTGLFENLYAGDYGYTVFDINGCTTGGNITITEPPPMEALYSFTPATCNGGNNGTITIFDASGGSGTYDYSIDGTNWQTAGFFNGLAPGIYIPQIRDAIVVNCISIIDTIDISEPGMLSATVDYTNVTCFNANDGTITVTDPVGGSGSYEYSITGFPWQSSGLFTGLAPASYEVIIRDLNDPDCEVVLATIDIVEPLAPFVSAGDDAQICSNETYTLSGTTNMGAVGWSTNGTGSFDDTTLLAATYTPSVEDIDSGMVMLTLTAFAGGDCENISDTMALIIWKQVTVFAGSDASICDGDTYQVPDAVATDYAALLWTHDGAGILTGDTTLTPTYIPDTGETGLITLILLATPMGSGTCPEVQDTMTIIITGSPMVNAGVDAPICSTDTYTLSGTSNMTSVLWTTSGTGTFDDQTLLNATYTSSTDDINAGQVILTLTANGNGNCEPASDEMVLTIWKQVTVFAGSDASICEGDAYQVPDAVATDYAELLWTHDGAGILTGDTTLTPTYIPDTGETGLITLILMATPMGSGCPEVQDTMTIIITGAPVVNAGIDGEICSTDTYTLSGTSNMTSVLWTTSGTGTFDDQTLLNATYTPGTDDINAGQVILTLTANGNGSCEPASDEMILTIWKQATVFAGTDASICEGDAYQVPDASATDYAELLWTHDGAGILTRDNTLTPTYIPDTGETGLITLILMATPMGSGCLEVQDTMTIIITGSPVVNAGVDGEICSTDTYTLSGTSNMTSVLWTTSGTGTFDDQTLLNATYTPSTDDINAGQVILTLTANGSGNCEPASDEMVLTIWEKATAYAGNDASICEGDLYQVPDASATGYVSIEWIHNGAGTLTNGTTLSPIYTPAPGETGLVTLIMTAISEGGGLCPDAMDSTMIEITGVPICSAGSDDEICETETYTLSGMVINSSSVLWTTSGTGVFDNANILAPTYTPGQEDVAAGQVTLTLTAFGNGSCGAVSDQMELTIVKLAEVYAGSNDSVCEGDSFQIQGAAASNFVSLLWTHNGLGTLTDETTLSPTYTPGSGETGLITLILSAISLPPCESINDTIILTILPRVEVDAGADATVCEGVTYVIHGATAVNFSELRWSTSGTGSFNDSTIMNPEYTPSIDDISSGGVTLTLTAFGLGNDGTCPPAVSDLVICLSVLTIDATVTNASCPGTPDGSVTMAATNGNEPYEYTLNGNTNNTGYFADMLAGTYNYLISDANGCKAQGIVTIGITDDQAPAINCPAPVVTNTEPGECFSFNPLLGSPSSVTDNCGIDTVFNNFLALFPDGQVPVGSCTITWTVIDNYGNSATCSQLLSVIDNEYPEISCQDINGLAEQGACEGYVTIPTPEVSDNCQIDKVTNSQNGTGDASGIYPVGTNTVVWSVSDIYGNTSTCHFSVTVQSDPVAVDDYASTPDEVPVDIYILGNDKYCESDNGSASATIIRDPEHGLAIMTNAISFLIYQPDNDFIGIDSLEYELCDYTGECDTATVYITVFYYNSPPVAVIDYDSTIVNIPKVVAVLANDYDPDGQIIDFELVTQPMHGTSSKIIADRAILYSPLEDFIGIDEFSYAIYDDGNPSLSSTTKVIMYVLDEDDFPGPPIIIYNALTPNADGKNDFWKLKGIELFPDNQVIIMDRWGTIIAEFEHYDNATVRWEGKNKEGFMVPNGTYYYFISLSDHRLFYKGWVFLYQD, translated from the coding sequence GTGAAACAAATCAGGTACATAGGATTGATCATTCTGCTGCTGGTTGCCGGCCGGCTGGCGGGCCAGGGTATTCCTGTGCTCGACACCGTATGCGCAGGTACCGACCGCTACTACCGTGTAGACGGTTCGGCAGGATCAACCTATACCTGGCTCCTCACCCTGCCGGGAGGCACTACCGATACATTACCATCTGATGCAGATACCCTTGCCATTGCCTGGAACTATAGCCCAGGCACCTACCTGATGCAGGTGATCCAGCATTCTGACTCGAGCTGCGATGCTATACCCGTTTATGGAGAGTTGATCATCCTTGAATCGCCGGATGTCTTTGCAGGCGATAATGATCTGGTCTGCTCCGACAGCACCTATTACCTTGCAGGTTCATGGGCACAGAATATCAGCTCACTGTCATGGACCACCAGCGGCGACGGCATCTTTAATGATTCTACCCTGCTGCATCCCATTTACACACCGGGAAATAACGACATTTTAATCGGCAGTGTCGTTCTTACCCTTACCGGTGCGGGCATGGGCGCTGAAGGAGGATGCGAACCGGCCGTTTCGAATGTCACCCTTGCGATTCTCCAGGTTGAAATCAACATCTCAGCCCTGGTAAATGTATCCTGTTACGGGTATAACGACGGATTTATACAGTTAGTTGCCTCGGGCGGTATCGAACCCTATACATACACACTGAACGGTGAATCCAACCAGACCGGCTTATTCGAAAATCTCTATGCCGGTGACTACGGTTATACTGTATTCGACATCAATGGCTGTACGACCGGGGGCAATATTACCATTACCGAGCCACCGCCAATGGAGGCATTATATAGTTTCACCCCTGCTACCTGCAATGGGGGCAACAACGGAACGATAACGATCTTTGATGCCTCAGGTGGTTCCGGCACCTATGATTACAGCATAGATGGTACCAATTGGCAGACCGCTGGCTTCTTCAATGGCCTGGCTCCCGGGATATACATTCCACAGATAAGAGATGCCATTGTCGTAAACTGTATCTCCATTATTGATACTATTGATATTTCAGAGCCCGGAATGCTCAGTGCAACAGTCGATTATACTAATGTGACCTGTTTCAATGCGAATGACGGCACTATAACAGTCACTGATCCCGTCGGCGGCTCAGGCAGTTATGAATACAGTATTACCGGCTTCCCGTGGCAGTCATCGGGCCTCTTCACGGGACTTGCTCCTGCTTCTTATGAGGTTATAATTCGCGACCTGAATGATCCAGATTGCGAAGTGGTGCTGGCCACCATCGACATCGTTGAACCTTTAGCACCTTTTGTCAGCGCAGGCGATGATGCTCAGATCTGCTCTAATGAAACCTATACCCTTTCAGGAACCACAAACATGGGTGCTGTAGGGTGGTCGACAAACGGTACCGGTTCATTTGACGATACCACGCTGCTGGCAGCCACCTACACCCCCAGCGTTGAAGATATTGACTCCGGAATGGTGATGCTGACCCTGACTGCCTTTGCAGGAGGGGATTGTGAAAATATAAGCGACACGATGGCACTGATCATCTGGAAACAGGTCACCGTTTTTGCAGGCAGCGATGCCTCCATCTGCGACGGCGACACCTACCAGGTACCCGATGCGGTCGCCACCGACTATGCTGCATTATTATGGACACACGATGGAGCAGGGATCCTGACCGGAGATACCACGTTGACGCCCACCTATATACCGGACACAGGAGAAACCGGCCTTATCACACTCATATTGTTAGCCACTCCGATGGGTTCCGGAACATGTCCGGAAGTTCAGGATACCATGACCATCATCATTACAGGATCACCTATGGTCAATGCAGGCGTTGATGCTCCGATCTGCTCAACCGATACCTACACCCTATCAGGCACTTCCAATATGACCTCTGTGCTGTGGACAACGAGTGGCACTGGTACTTTCGATGATCAGACCTTGCTTAATGCAACCTATACATCCAGTACTGATGATATTAACGCCGGTCAGGTAATCCTTACCCTTACAGCCAATGGCAACGGAAATTGCGAACCTGCCAGCGATGAGATGGTGCTGACCATCTGGAAACAGGTCACCGTTTTTGCAGGCAGCGATGCCTCCATCTGCGAAGGCGACGCCTACCAGGTACCCGATGCGGTCGCCACCGACTATGCTGAATTATTATGGACACACGATGGAGCAGGGATCCTGACCGGAGATACCACGTTGACGCCCACCTATATACCGGACACAGGAGAAACCGGTCTTATCACACTCATATTGATGGCCACCCCGATGGGTTCCGGATGTCCGGAAGTTCAGGATACCATGACCATCATCATTACAGGAGCACCTGTGGTCAATGCAGGCATCGATGGAGAGATATGCTCAACCGATACCTACACCCTATCAGGCACTTCCAATATGACCTCTGTGCTGTGGACAACGAGTGGCACTGGCACCTTCGATGATCAGACCTTGCTTAATGCAACCTATACACCGGGTACTGATGATATTAACGCCGGTCAGGTAATCCTCACCCTTACAGCCAATGGCAACGGAAGTTGCGAACCTGCCAGCGATGAGATGATACTGACCATCTGGAAACAGGCCACCGTTTTTGCAGGCACCGATGCCTCCATCTGCGAAGGCGACGCCTACCAGGTGCCAGATGCCAGCGCCACCGACTATGCTGAATTATTATGGACACACGATGGAGCAGGGATCCTGACCAGAGATAACACGTTGACGCCCACCTATATACCGGACACAGGAGAAACCGGTCTTATCACACTCATATTGATGGCCACCCCGATGGGTTCCGGATGTCTGGAAGTTCAGGATACCATGACCATCATCATTACAGGATCACCTGTGGTCAATGCAGGCGTTGATGGAGAGATCTGCTCAACCGATACCTACACCCTATCAGGCACTTCCAATATGACCTCTGTGCTGTGGACAACGAGTGGCACTGGCACTTTCGATGATCAGACCTTGCTTAATGCAACCTATACACCCAGTACTGATGATATTAATGCTGGTCAGGTAATCCTTACCCTTACAGCCAATGGCAGCGGAAATTGCGAACCTGCCAGCGATGAGATGGTGCTGACCATCTGGGAAAAAGCTACTGCCTACGCCGGTAATGATGCCTCGATTTGTGAAGGAGACCTCTACCAGGTGCCCGATGCCAGCGCCACCGGATATGTATCCATAGAGTGGATCCACAACGGAGCAGGAACCCTGACCAATGGAACAACCCTCTCGCCTATCTATACGCCAGCTCCCGGAGAAACCGGCCTGGTCACACTCATCATGACCGCGATTTCAGAAGGAGGCGGATTATGCCCGGATGCCATGGATTCGACGATGATAGAAATTACCGGGGTACCTATCTGCTCTGCCGGAAGCGACGACGAGATCTGTGAAACCGAAACATATACCCTGTCAGGGATGGTAATCAATTCTTCCTCTGTCCTCTGGACTACAAGCGGTACAGGTGTTTTCGATAACGCAAACATTCTGGCTCCAACTTACACCCCGGGTCAGGAAGATGTCGCTGCAGGGCAGGTCACCCTTACCCTGACCGCATTTGGTAACGGAAGTTGCGGAGCTGTAAGCGATCAGATGGAACTGACTATCGTTAAGCTGGCCGAGGTTTATGCAGGCTCCAATGACTCCGTGTGTGAAGGTGATAGTTTCCAGATACAGGGCGCTGCTGCCAGCAACTTTGTCAGTCTGTTATGGACACACAACGGGCTCGGAACTTTGACCGATGAGACCACCTTATCCCCGACCTATACACCCGGATCCGGAGAAACAGGCCTCATCACCTTGATCCTCAGTGCTATCTCATTACCACCCTGCGAGTCAATAAACGACACCATAATCCTGACAATCCTGCCACGGGTTGAGGTTGATGCCGGTGCGGATGCAACGGTCTGCGAGGGCGTAACTTATGTAATTCATGGCGCAACGGCAGTAAATTTCAGTGAATTGCGCTGGTCGACGAGTGGTACGGGATCTTTCAATGATTCTACTATTATGAATCCAGAATACACACCAAGCATAGATGACATTTCATCCGGAGGCGTCACTCTGACCCTTACCGCTTTCGGTCTAGGCAACGATGGTACCTGTCCGCCGGCTGTTTCAGATCTGGTTATCTGCCTCAGTGTGCTGACGATAGACGCTACAGTCACCAACGCCTCCTGCCCGGGAACACCCGACGGATCCGTCACCATGGCAGCAACCAACGGAAATGAGCCTTATGAGTATACTCTGAATGGAAATACTAACAATACCGGTTATTTCGCTGATATGCTTGCCGGTACCTATAATTATCTTATCAGTGATGCAAACGGATGCAAAGCTCAGGGAATAGTGACAATCGGAATAACAGATGATCAGGCACCTGCAATTAACTGCCCGGCACCCGTTGTAACCAATACTGAACCTGGTGAATGCTTCTCTTTCAATCCTTTACTCGGATCACCTTCTTCTGTGACAGATAACTGCGGTATCGACACTGTTTTCAACAACTTCCTTGCATTGTTCCCTGACGGTCAGGTCCCGGTCGGTTCCTGTACTATTACATGGACAGTCATTGATAATTACGGCAACTCAGCTACCTGTTCACAATTGTTGTCGGTTATCGACAACGAGTATCCAGAAATCTCATGCCAGGACATCAATGGTCTCGCCGAACAGGGAGCATGCGAAGGATATGTTACTATACCTACACCTGAAGTATCGGATAATTGCCAGATTGATAAGGTCACTAACAGTCAGAATGGCACCGGCGATGCCAGTGGAATCTATCCCGTAGGAACCAATACTGTAGTATGGTCGGTTTCGGATATCTATGGAAACACATCCACATGCCATTTCAGTGTAACTGTACAGAGTGACCCGGTGGCTGTGGATGACTATGCTTCCACTCCTGATGAAGTGCCGGTGGATATTTATATTCTGGGTAACGATAAATATTGCGAGAGCGACAATGGATCAGCATCTGCAACTATTATCAGGGATCCGGAACATGGTCTGGCGATAATGACTAATGCCATCAGTTTCTTAATTTACCAACCGGATAATGACTTTATTGGAATCGACAGCCTTGAATATGAACTATGCGATTACACAGGTGAATGTGATACTGCAACTGTGTATATTACGGTATTTTACTATAACAGCCCACCTGTAGCTGTAATAGATTACGATTCAACGATCGTCAACATTCCAAAAGTAGTCGCCGTACTCGCGAATGATTATGATCCGGATGGACAAATTATTGACTTTGAGCTGGTCACGCAGCCTATGCATGGGACATCCAGTAAGATAATAGCAGACAGGGCGATTTTATACAGCCCCCTCGAGGATTTCATTGGTATCGACGAATTCTCTTATGCCATTTATGATGATGGTAATCCGTCATTAAGCAGTACGACAAAGGTCATCATGTACGTGCTTGATGAGGATGACTTTCCGGGACCTCCAATTATCATTTATAATGCATTGACTCCTAATGCTGATGGCAAGAACGATTTCTGGAAACTAAAAGGAATCGAACTATTCCCGGATAATCAAGTCATTATCATGGACAGATGGGGGACCATTATAGCAGAATTCGAACATTATGATAATGCAACGGTGCGATGGGAAGGAAAAAACAAAGAAGGCTTCATGGTACCTAACGGAACCTATTACTATTTTATCTCACTATCAGATCATAGATTATTTTACAAAGGATGGGTATTTCTATACCAGGATTAA
- a CDS encoding type IX secretion system membrane protein PorP/SprF codes for MGLSSKHLFDRAFAETGSENSTNFSSLGYHFYTYIGGYIRFGKNVIYKSSILVKYVDKGTFSFDFNSAVMLKNLIWVGVSFKSATNSVVITTELKLNSKYRLGYSYDSYLGDVRAYNIGSHEIKISYEVDLYKRRNSFPLSF; via the coding sequence GTGGGATTATCTTCAAAACACTTGTTTGATAGGGCTTTTGCAGAAACAGGTTCAGAAAATAGTACTAACTTCAGTTCACTAGGATATCATTTTTATACCTATATCGGAGGATATATTCGCTTCGGAAAAAATGTCATTTATAAATCTTCAATACTGGTTAAATATGTTGATAAAGGAACGTTCAGCTTTGATTTCAATTCAGCCGTCATGCTGAAAAATCTGATATGGGTCGGAGTATCTTTTAAATCAGCTACGAATTCTGTGGTCATTACTACAGAACTTAAATTGAATTCTAAATATCGGTTAGGTTATTCATACGACTCATATCTGGGTGATGTCAGGGCATATAATATCGGATCGCACGAAATCAAGATATCCTATGAGGTCGATTTATACAAGAGAAGAAATTCTTTCCCGTTGAGTTTCTGA
- a CDS encoding type IX secretion system membrane protein PorP/SprF — protein MKKLLLLQLALFLTVIAFGQRDAFYYQYLNNYHILNPAFTGTQEKLTFNLTDRHQWVGVRGAPNTITFDFQTVIKSEKVGIGGYIYTDRLGPALDFGLFTTYAYILEMPDARLSFGLQFGFKQTVIDWDRLQMEDMDDWYLLEQPQPRIMPDADFGIYYYKEKFFAGFSTKHLFEKYFADWTKINTNLPLLLNQNMYLYIGGFINIRKEFIYKPSILIKYVDDGSWGFDANSCLMVYNLFWIGISYRSNHNSFVFMTDIKVNSKLRIGYSYDTYLSDIQHYSIGTHEIRISYDAQQLQKRRYRRLYY, from the coding sequence ATGAAAAAGCTACTATTACTTCAACTGGCTCTGTTCCTTACAGTCATTGCTTTCGGTCAGAGGGATGCTTTTTACTACCAGTACTTGAACAATTACCATATCCTGAATCCTGCATTTACAGGAACTCAGGAGAAGCTGACTTTTAACCTGACTGACCGGCATCAATGGGTAGGAGTGAGAGGTGCTCCCAATACAATTACTTTTGACTTCCAAACGGTTATTAAAAGTGAAAAAGTTGGCATTGGAGGGTATATCTATACCGACCGGTTGGGTCCGGCCTTAGATTTCGGTCTATTTACGACCTATGCTTACATCCTTGAAATGCCTGATGCAAGGTTATCGTTCGGATTGCAATTCGGTTTTAAGCAAACTGTAATTGACTGGGACAGATTACAGATGGAAGATATGGATGATTGGTACCTGCTCGAACAGCCACAGCCCAGGATCATGCCCGATGCAGATTTTGGAATTTATTACTACAAGGAAAAATTCTTTGCAGGATTCTCCACCAAACACCTTTTTGAAAAATATTTTGCTGATTGGACCAAGATTAACACAAATTTACCATTGCTGCTTAATCAAAATATGTACCTGTATATCGGAGGATTTATCAATATAAGAAAGGAATTTATATACAAGCCATCTATATTGATTAAATATGTTGATGATGGCAGTTGGGGGTTTGATGCCAATTCCTGCCTAATGGTTTACAATCTCTTCTGGATAGGGATTTCTTACCGGTCAAATCATAACTCTTTTGTTTTTATGACAGATATAAAAGTGAATTCAAAGCTTAGAATCGGATATTCATATGACACGTATCTTAGTGATATTCAACATTATAGCATCGGAACACATGAAATCAGGATCAGCTATGATGCCCAGCAATTACAGAAAAGGAGATACAGACGTTTATATTATTAA